A portion of the Jaculus jaculus isolate mJacJac1 chromosome 5, mJacJac1.mat.Y.cur, whole genome shotgun sequence genome contains these proteins:
- the Insig2 gene encoding insulin-induced gene 2 protein, with translation MAEGEMESPGPKKCGPYISSVTSQSVNLMIRGVVLFLIGVFLALVLNLLQIQRNVTLFPPDVITSIFSSAWWVPPCCGTASAVIGLLYPCIDKHLGEPHKFKREWSSVMRCVAVFVGINHASAKVDFDNNIQLSLTLAALSIGLWWTFDRSRSGFGLGVGIAFLATLVTQLLVYNGVYQYTSPDFLYVRSWLPCIFFAGGITMGNIGRQLAMYECKVIAEKSHQE, from the exons ATGGCAGAAGGAGAGATGGAGTCACCTGGGCCCAAGAAGTGTGGCCCATATATCTCATCTGTCACCAGCCAGAGTGTGAACTTGATGATTCGAGGagtggtgctgtttttgattggagTATTTCTTGCATTAGTGTTGAATTTGCTTCAGATTCAGAGAAATGTGACACTTTTTCCACCAGATGTCATTACAAGCATCTTTTCTTCCGCATGGTGGGTACCACCATGCTGCGGCACAGCCTCAG CTGTGATTGGGTTATTGTACCCCTGCATTGACAAGCATCTAGGAGAACCACATAAATTTAAGAGAGAGTGGTCCAGTGTAATGCGCTGCGTAGCTGTCTTTGTTGGCATAAATCACGCCAGCGCT AAAGTGGATTTTGATAACAACATACAGCTGTCTCTTACCCTGGCCGCACTATCCATTGGACTGTGGTGGACTTTTGATAGATCTAGAAGTGGTTTTGGCCTTGGAGTTGGAATTGCTTTCTTAGCTACCTTAGTCACTCAACTGCTAGTCTACAATGGTGTCTATCA GTATACATCTCCAGATTTCCTCTATGTTCGTTCTTGGTTGCCATGTATATTTTTTGCTGGAGGCATAACAATGGGAAACATTGGCCGACAGCTAGCAATG taTGAATGTAAAGTTATTGCAGAAAAATCTCATCAAGAATGA